AGTTGGACACTATCCATTCCTGAATATTACTAGAGTAGAACCTGATAAGTCGATCAGTGGGAATTAGAAGTTTCCAAATTTTACTCGCTGTCGGACAATCTCTTAAACTGAAAATAACCATTTTCCACATTCATTATATGGATTTGTTGCGTGGGCTTCCAAAGATTCTGAATCCTATTTTGTAAAATAGAATAAGACATATTCCGACCAAGTAATTTTACGACCACTGTGGTCGCCATCTCTCTAAAAAGAATCTGTTGGATTCTCTCAGAAAAGTTGATAGCGGGAATACCATTCACCATAGATCTCACCAAGTCACCATCAAGAAACTCAAAATCCTCCTCTCTACCTGAATTAGGGGCCTCTCGACCCAGAAGTTTAACCCTCCATGAGACttccaaaataagaaaaaagtcCACAACCATTTCATTGTTCACACCAGAAACCAAGTCCTTAAAAGAGAACTTTTTTATTAGTTCTATCTCCAATCAAATTCTCACTACCTCCGATTTcagacattttttttataacaatataaGAAACTGGTAACTTTAAAAGCCACTAAtcacatatttaattaatgtgtgattatttaaataataaatgttttaaaaactaGTATATTAACTTATAAGGTAACAATATTTAAGGAATTTTTTATGTGGCATACCTATTTTGTGAGAAGTATTGTCCTATTGCTTGCCACATCACCATCTTTTATACTAAATGTAGACGTTATTGTTTAAAAGTAAGGgataaaattgattgaattaaaaaaaactttaaataattaattacacgtttaatattataatattaatgtaccttaaaaatacataaggctagaaattgatttaaatgatCAAAGGAATAAAAAATCTTACACAAATAGATACATTTCGATATCAAAACTGTAAAACTATCATATTGaaatctatttcattttattttaaaatgaataggATGGTTACATAGAGATAATTGGATAAAAGAACTAATCTAAATGCTTAAGTGTCAGTTTTAGGAGCTAAACACGTTCATAAATGGTTACGTTACGAAAGATCTATGACAACCGCATAAATTTCAATATGGATCCCACCAGTCCACCGCCCCTCTTCCGCTTCAAACCACTCCACCGTCCTATAATTTAGTCAAAGGCCATACAAGAGTTGCTTTTAATGTTAATGCTTAAGCGCGTCATCTTAAGAAAGGGGGAAGACGTTTCGTGATTTGGCAAGAGGAAAATGGGGATTGGATTGACCCAAGGCATTTCTGTACTGTATAATGAGTTAATAAAAACACATCACATACTATACTATGTGCAAAAAAACTTTTCATATAAACTTTACCATTTACCCTCAAACCTCAAATCTATGTGAGTTTTACTGACTGAAAACAAATTATGAGAAATAATGTGACACCTCAAACTTTACCCCGATACTCTATTGTTGCATATTTATATTTCCAAACACTGTCAAAGCTGGCCGTATCCCAATAGCAGTTTTGCCACAGATACTTACGTATCTTCCGTCGATTCTCATCAGGACTCCAAGTTGATTTTCAAATCCTTTTGGTATGGAAGAATCATAGGATTCAATTGGGAGTTGTGGCACtaaatcatgaattaaattcaaAGGGCCAGAGCCAAAGCTCATGGTAGTGTTGACTGGCAGTAAACAAGTGACACTCAAATTTTTACCCAAAGCTTAGAAAGCTACTGTGTTTACATCGCTAAAACCAACATTTATGAGTCCTTTGATCGCTGTCAGAAAAAAAATATCAGTATGATTGAATCATGAACAACCCGCCGACTGCTGAGTTATTCAAAGCTGGGATAATTTTGGAGGTGCGGGGAATCGAACCCCGTGCCTCTCGCATGCGAAGCGAGCGCTCTACCATATGAGCTACACCCCCGATTGGTTTTCAAGTGAAGTGTAATTTTAAAAACGTATACTAGAATTTCACATCCACTGCAAAGATACTCGCTAGTTTCATATTATTACTGCATATATTTCCGACTCCCATTCCAAGTAAATAggaataatgtttttaattttataaggaGATTTATTGTGTTtcttaaaataatgataaattaaatcttgaaattcttcattcttttgaattACTCGTTTTCAACGTATGGATATAAACATACAACCTtcaaaatcttacaaatttattaaaaatattttgtattagaTACATACTATATCAAACACTCACACCTAAATATAAGTATATTTACTtactaatttcaaaataatactattaatttaaaattattgaaaataacaaTTAGGTCCCTCATCATCTCCTAAAACTTTTCAATTTcctatttaatatataaagattttttcTTTATAGTGGtctattcattattattattattattattattattattattattattattattattttgttacctTTTTGTCGAATAACTAAAAACAGTTTTGCTTTTTTATCAAACCATTATGCTTTTTATGATTCACATTGAACATAGAAACAAGtcattaaagataaaaaaaaatattaactggAATTAGGTGGGACGTAAGGATCTCTCCTACTTTAACCAGTGATCATTCGATCCTCACTTTGGGTATGAAGTAGCTTTAAAATTCGTGCCTAGTATTTACCCCTTAATGGATCTATAGAATACGGAGAATTAGTCACTAAGTTCGCTCTGATGGATACATTGTGAAgctaataaaagatataaagaatttatttaaatttggcTGTACTAAGTTAATTGAAGAAGCCAAGCAAGAAATCAAAGTTTGTCATTTCTAAATTTAAGGAATCCTCAAAGATGGATGATGTTTTATTAATGGAAAGTGGCATCCTATATTTACATTCACTAGACAATTTGTTAGTAATTATAACTTTCACCTTATATTTACAACTTACTGTTACAAAATCTGTAAATGATTCTACTTTTTACTTGAACCATTTGGAACTAAAACATCAGATTCAGAAACCACCTTGCAGCCTGTCTGCAAAGCCGATAGCCAGGTGTCCACCTAccaaaacacagaaaataataaaactcaaatttgatCAATGCAAAATTTACATGGACACAGTGAAATTATATGATTTTCTTCAACCTTACTATATATGCTTAGAGGTGTATATATAGATGATAGAATTCGAATCTCAACTTATTAGCTGTGTGTGCATAACGGTGATTATATGTACTAACCAAATagactaagggtgagtttgtatgggcggtgcgtttacttgcggttagtgtaaaaacagcggtggcggtgagattagatactgtagcgatactgtagcgtaagacaaaaagtaagctaaacgcaccgcaccgcacccaatcccTCATCCAAACTCACCGTAAGTCTTGAGTTGACCTTGCTATATAGAgagaaaattaaacatattacacTCAGTAACATAGCTTAGCTTCATCTtaataaattgcaaataagcaAATGCGGAATTGACCTCAACTTACACAGGCTCAGTACTCAGCAGCAAGCATACTTTACAAAAATAACATGAAGCAATAACGTTTATGAGTTTAGAACAGCACATTGTACTCTgttcatatatatgcatattaaaGACACATTGTTTACCTGTATTTGAGAAACATGTGAACATTCATAGCGCAGTCCTTGGCGAGTTAAGATATAAAAGGAATATCGTGTTCCTTCATCTTCTCTCGTAAAACTTGGCAAGGAACCTACTTCCACCACATCGGACAGTAGGGTGGAATCCTGAGGGCTCAAATCTGCAGATTGTAAATTAAGAAGTTGATTATCAAGtcatgtttataattaatataccAACCTGTTTCATGTATCCTTCAATCTTACTAGTTTACTTATTGCTTTTTCCAAGTTTAGCTCCATTTGAAACTTAATTCATCAAAGGGTTAATTACCTGTGGAGCGTAAATAGAAGAATATACATTGGCCGTGAAGAACAATGAATCGAGGAAGCCAATCGTTGATTTTGGTATCATCGATAGGAGCAGGTTCTCCGGGTAAAGCTGTCCATCTCTGAGAATGAAAGATATGTAGGAAGATCATTAACCAGGAGAGTAACAGTACTGCAAGAACAAAGAGCTGGATGCAGGATAAACTTGATACAAATGATAGCAAAATTGGAAAATGCATACGGTTCGAATGTACAAATAGCCAGAAAGTCGAGCCGATCGCAAAATCCCATCGATATGTTCCAACCTGCAATGACACAGAAACATCATCACATGCAAAAGTATTGTATCCAAATCTGAATATTACGTAGGGATATTATTTGCTAGACCTCAAGAACTAAAGGTTCATATATAGTTGACCAAAATATACATAATAGTTCAAAGGACAAGATTCAGCTCTCCTTTACCGAGCTTTCATGTGAGCTTCTCTCTCTTCAATATCAGCGAGTTCCGATCTAAGTGATTCCAACTCTGCAGCCGTTAACTGAACCTGAAAATGGAGGTGACTAAGGGATGTATGATAATCAATGACAACCAAATGGGAAGTTCAAAGAGGCTGTTAAATGAACCTTTTGCTGACCATCAGCACCAGTCCAAGGCAGTCCCCGCAAACTGAACAGATTCAACATGAATGCACCACTTCTCAATCTTTGCCGAGACTATAAACTGCTACGGGACCTATCCTAAAGCGGAACCCTTCAATATTGAGATAACATGTATATCAAAAGAATAATCAATCACTCATGCTTCCtagatttagaattaaaatcTCATAAATCTAATGTGTCATATAATTCGTATCTAACCCACTTACAGGGACAAGGTTTTCATGAACCGGGAACAATTAAACcattgaattttcaattttttttacatcaaaGTGAATCAATTAACCCGTAATTAACAGCTCAAACTATTACAAAAAGAGAACAAATTATGCCCCATATTCGAAAGCTAAAACAACAAACTAAAAGCAAAGCAAGAAAACTAATAAAACCAAAATCCCATTAACCaaagtaaataagtaaaaaaaaaggttctGCAGAGCTTACAGAAGTTGATCTCTTTTTGTATACGCAGCAGGagcagaaaaagaaagaataagtTTGAAAGATACAGATAATGATTTGGTTATAGAAAAAGAATTTCTAACAAAAGATGAAGAGATATTTTTCTCTTATCGCTGTTGTGTTAACGGGAAGTGTTTTGACTTTCCTCAAACTTGTACATAACCATGACCGGTGGGTAGAGTCGTTTCTGTATGATCGTATTGCTTATTGTTAAAAGACCATTATACACCcatcttttcttgttttttccCTTCGGCTCATGGAGTGAAAGAAAAGGCTTGATAATCTGCGTTACCGACGCTGCCCCTGTTGAGTTGATCCATTGATCAGTGCTGGATGCTTGTTTGAGTCAAACAATTCCATGAGCCCAATCTTTGATCCATCATTTATCTCTTCGCATCCACTGCCTAATACAATTGTTACCATACCGATAATCTTGATTTATGCGTATGCTGTTTACTCTAAGTGATACATAGGTAAATAGAAATTCTAAGGGGAAAGTAAGTCCGAGTAGTTCCTTACTTTCGCCTTAGTGCCTTGGTGATCTAATCAAGAGATTACCCAAAATTGATTTCAGGTAACAACCTCCACGTGAAGATCTTGATAGTTGAGGACAAAGCTAATAATTGTAGTACTTAGGGCCAGTTTTTCATTACTTTTCAAAAGTGTTGtggaaaagtacttttgagaagtgcttttgataaatgtttttgaaaattttgagtgtttgatattgttgtcaaaaagtacttttgaagaataaaatatccattttagacatgatattataaagtaaaaaatatgtatttaaataatgttcaaattagttaatattatgatattttagcaaaaatataaaaaatatattataacttattgttaatattttaatatataaaattaattttaaatatatctaagtaattaatattaattaattattaaatttaattagaatatataaactatatttaaatatttaaatataataattaaatatttgtaattggatattgacacaattgtattattataaaattaattttatttttaattaatgctttcaacacatttgtattattttattttaaaatgtatttgaatatataactcatattagatattaacataacatagaaaacataaatctaacaaattaaaatattacatatatttggattgaagttttaaaagggataatatttatatatcaaatataaatactaaaaattttacaatagcatttacaatttaaagtgaattcattaaactagaagctatagcatctcttgttaattccatttcaaaaccacttaaattgtttgattcaccGTCATCATCACTATCATCGTCGTCGTTGTCATCATCATCACTTTCCTATTAGCAAGGAAGGATTTAGTGGAATAGTAAGTATCTTGTTTTGGATttggtaattaaattttaaataacaataataatctCACATtcaaaaagtaatattttattaatttagttagagaatgcaaaaattataaacaagCCTAGTTAAACTCGATGTAA
The Gossypium raimondii isolate GPD5lz chromosome 8, ASM2569854v1, whole genome shotgun sequence DNA segment above includes these coding regions:
- the LOC105791341 gene encoding uncharacterized protein LOC105791341 isoform X1; translated protein: MLNLFSLRGLPWTGADGQQKVQLTAAELESLRSELADIEEREAHMKARLEHIDGILRSARLSGYLYIRTRWTALPGEPAPIDDTKINDWLPRFIVLHGQCIFFYLRSTDLSPQDSTLLSDVVEVGSLPSFTREDEGTRYSFYILTRQGLRYECSHVSQIQVDTWLSALQTGCKVVSESDVLVPNGSSKK
- the LOC105791341 gene encoding uncharacterized protein LOC105791341 isoform X2, giving the protein MLNLFSLRGLPWTGADGQQKVQLTAAELESLRSELADIEEREAHMKARLEHIDGILRSARLSGYLYIRTRWTALPGEPAPIDDTKINDWLPRFIVLHGQCIFFYLRSTDLSPQDSTLLSDVVEVGSLPSFTREDEGTRYSFYILTRQGLRYECSHVSQIQQGQLKTYGEFG